A part of Vicia villosa cultivar HV-30 ecotype Madison, WI unplaced genomic scaffold, Vvil1.0 ctg.003878F_1_1, whole genome shotgun sequence genomic DNA contains:
- the LOC131641609 gene encoding F-box/kelch-repeat protein At3g23880-like, with product MARRRKQPQLTLASLHLSNALPFDLVVEILCRLSVKHLLQLRCVCKSWNSLIFRDFEFAKKQLRLSTSSHHLILSSRQLLLSHCPISSIFTSTSTTSTTSVKQFGFSKRSILNKIRYDNRASTCDGILCYKIVDSSALVCNPFIGKFKKLPLLKFPLQIFTSYTLAYDRFTNSYKVIAVNHNSRKIEVNVHTLGTHYWRRISDFPGSDLTPKSRPGIFVNDSVNWLTYDLACKGALIVSLNLEKESYQKHSLPVFDVRFPISYSSILGILRGCLSLLSSRDKFCDVRIMKEYGNENSWIKLLSVPHMKLPRVFGYTNVLYISEDGQVLMEFFKEWEGFNLVVYDSINNIFKNPKFQNNIHCKMVAQEVYVESLIYPL from the coding sequence ATGGCCAGAAGAAGGAAACAACCTCAACTAACCCTAGCATCACTGCATCTCAGCAATGCTCTTCCGTTCGATCTGGTGGTTGAAATACTGTGTAGACTCTCCGTCAAACACCTCCTTCAACTCCGCTGCGTCTGTAAATCATGGAATTCTCTTATCTTTCGAGATTTTGAATTTGCCAAGAAGCAACTCCGCTTGTCAACCTCCAGCCACCACCTCATCCTATCTTCACGTCAGTTGCTTCTTTCACATTGCCCAATTTCCTCTATCTTCACCTCCACATCCACTACTTCTACTACTAGTGTCAAACAATTCGGCTTTTCTAAGAGAAGTATTCTTAACAAAATAAGATATGATAATAGAGCTTCCACTTGTGACGGCATCCTATGTTATAAGATAGTTGATTCTTCGGCACTGGTGTGTAACCCTTTCATtggaaaattcaaaaaattgcctCTTTTGAAATTTCCACTCCAAATATTTACCTCATATACCTTAGCGTATGATCGTTTCACTAATAGTTATAAGGTTATTGCTGTTAATCACAATAGTAGAAAAATAGAAGTCAATGTTCATACTTTAGGTACTCATTATTGGAGAAGGATTTCGGACTTCCCAGGTTCTGACCTCACTCCTAAGTCTAGACCGGGAATATTTGTGAATGACTCTGTTAATTGGTTGACATATGATTTAGCTTGTAAAGGGGCTTTAATTGTTTCTCTAAATTTAGAGAAAGAGTCTTATCAAAAGCATTCACTGCCTGTCTTCGATGTGCGATTCCCAATTTCTTATTCGAGTATCTTAGGAATATTAAGGGGTTGTTTGTCTCTCCTCTCTTCTAGGGACAAGTTTTGTGATGTTCGGATTATGAAAGAATATGGTAATGAAAATTCTTGGATTAAATTGTTAAGTGTTCCTCACATGAAACTACCGCGTGTTTTTGGTTATACCAATGTATTATATATTTCAGAGGATGGCCAAGTCTTGATGGAGTTTTTCAAGGAGTGGGAGGGATTTAATTTGGTGGTTTATGATtccataaataatatatttaagaatCCTAAATTTCAAAACAACATCCATTGTAAGATGGTGGCACAAGAAGTCTATGTTGAGAGCTTGATATATCCTTTATAA